Proteins encoded by one window of Aspergillus puulaauensis MK2 DNA, chromosome 4, nearly complete sequence:
- a CDS encoding putative secondary metabolism biosynthetic enzyme (COG:I;~EggNog:ENOG410PKCW;~InterPro:IPR001753,IPR018376,IPR029045;~PFAM:PF00378,PF16113;~SMCOG1023:enoyl-CoA hydratase;~antiSMASH:Cluster_4.10;~go_function: GO:0003824 - catalytic activity [Evidence IEA]) encodes MTFKSLLYSTSSDGKVAYITLNRPKQHNAIDQHMPLEIRTAVQAANADPGVHCIVIKGNGRGFCGGYDLDIYAANAQRGETAGSQDLSRGYEPFQDYLSMKECTNCYSELFHSHKPTIAQVHGAAVAGGSDIALCCDMVVMAEDARIGYPPSRVWGCPTTAMWACRIGPEKAKRMLFTGDLVSGTRAEAMGLVLKAVPSAQLEETVRLLTDRIKTVPVNQLWMQKQVINSTIEGTVSSSQRLATVFDGITRNSPEGIQFQQLAQERGFKAAISARDEPGRSEEYRKRWKSVL; translated from the coding sequence ATGACATTCAAGTCGTTGCTGTACAGTACATCGAGCGATGGAAAAGTCGCCTACATCACCTTAAACCGCCCAAAGCAGCACAATGCTATCGATCAGCACATGCCCCTCGAGATACGCACCGCTGTTCAGGCCGCCAATGCAGACCCCGGCGTTCACTGCATTGTAATAAAAGGCAACGGTCGCGGCTTCTGCGGTGGCTATGACCTCGATATCTACGCTGCAAATGCCCAGCGTGGAGAGACGGCGGGCAGTCAAGATCTGTCTCGTGGGTATGAGCCATTCCAGGACTATCTGTCCATGAAGGAGTGCACAAACTGCTATTCGGAGCTGTTTCACAGCCACAAGCCGACAATTGCTCAAGTCCACGGAGCGGCCGTCGCAGGGGGGAGTGATATTGCGCTTTGCTGCGACATGGTTGTCATGGCCGAAGACGCGAGAATTGGCTATCCCCCGAGTCGGGTCTGGGGGTGTCCGACTACGGCAATGTGGGCGTGTCGCATTGGGCCGGAAAAGGCCAAGAGGATGTTGTTTACGGGCGATCTAGTCAGCGGCACTAGAGCTGAAGCTATGGGTCTTGTTCTCAAGGCTGTTCCGTCTGCACAGCTGGAGGAGACGGTCAGGCTGCTCACAGACCGGATCAAGACGGTTCCTGTCAACCAGCTCTGGATGCAGAAGCAGGTTATTAATAGCACGATTGAAGGGACGGTCTCATCATCACAACGGCTTGCGACGGTCTTTGATGGCATCACGAGAAACTCGCCAGAGGGCATTCAGTTTCAGCAGCTTGCACAAGAGCGAGGCTTCAAAGCAGCAATATCGGCCAGAGATGAGCCAGGGCGGAGTGAAGAATATAGAAAGAGGTGGAAAAGTGTGCTTTAA
- a CDS encoding sterol desaturase family protein (COG:S;~EggNog:ENOG410Q28V;~InterPro:IPR006694;~PFAM:PF04116;~TransMembrane:5 (i63-81o87-106i148-164o176-197i238-261o);~antiSMASH:Cluster_4.10;~go_function: GO:0005506 - iron ion binding [Evidence IEA];~go_function: GO:0016491 - oxidoreductase activity [Evidence IEA];~go_process: GO:0008610 - lipid biosynthetic process [Evidence IEA];~go_process: GO:0055114 - oxidation-reduction process [Evidence IEA]) — MGRATDVNQHSMTSDWPLKDRGTWNGYQRFIDLLNLYLVFPNKPLPVHPKTDKLPYMSQLSQHLFIVVFAAFPLLLHQAWVTLTGNGLGKLATFLLYNGAYTGVAIHEVRMLRRLSYEHGCLDGDVHDRDGIPNTGVGKMIGSMHKTAGFRVAMAVAVTYNPAVSPLDAIRDTASWAPFIAKISLYGVLIDFWFYIYHRACHEVPYLWKYHRTHHLTKHPTAVFSAFADDEQEMIEMVLVPILTFATLSAIGLPLGFYEWWMCYEYVTYAEVMGHSGVRVHTIVPSPITWMLKLCDAELALEDHDMHHRKGWRKSFNYGKQTRVWDRLFSSCIDRVEADASNIDYGNVVSMPIF; from the coding sequence ATGGGTCGGGCTACAGACGTTAACCAGCATTCCATGACTTCGGACTGGCCGCTCAAGGACCGGGGAACATGGAACGGCTACCAGCGCTTCATTGATCTCCTCAACCTCTACCTCGTCTTTCCAAACAAGCCACTGCCTGTCCATCCGAAGACCGATAAGCTCCCATACATGTCGCAGCTCTCGCAGCACCTCTTTatcgtcgtcttcgccgcATTTCCTCTGTTGTTGCACCAAGCTTGGGTCACTCTGACTGGGAACGGCCTCGGAAAGCTTGCCACCTTTCTCCTCTACAACGGTGCATACACAGGGGTGGCGATCCATGAAGTTCGCATGCTGCGTCGTCTATCATACGAACACGGCTGCTTAGATGGAGATGTTCACGATCGAGACGGCATACCTAACACCGGCGTGGGCAAGATGATTGGCTCGATGCACAAGACCGCAGGCTTTCGGGTGGCgatggctgttgctgtcaCCTATAACCCTGCTGTGTCTCCACTGGATGCGATCAGGGACACAGCCTCGTGGGCGCCCTTCATTGCCAAGATCAGCCTGTACGGTGTCCTTATCGACTTCTGGTTCTACATTTACCACCGGGCCTGCCACGAGGTGCCCTATCTCTGGAAATACCACCGCACCCACCATCTAACCAAGCACCCCACCGCCGTTTTCTCCGCGTTTGCCGATGACGAACAAGAAATGATCGAAATGGTCCTTGTGCCAATCCTGACTTTCGCCACGTTGTCGGCCATCGGTCTCCCACTGGGCTTCTATGAGTGGTGGATGTGCTACGAGTACGTCACTTACGCCGAAGTTATGGGCCACAGTGGCGTCCGAGTCCATACTATCGTGCCTTCGCCAATTACATGGATGCTGAAGCTCTGTGACGCCGAGTTGGCATTGGAAGACCACGACATGCATCATCGCAAGGgatggaggaagagcttCAACTATGGAAAACAGACGAGGGTATGGGACCGGCTGTTCAGCAGCTGTATTGACAGAGTCGAGGCAGATGCGTCGAACATTGACTATGGGAATGTGGTGTCGATGCctatattctag
- a CDS encoding uncharacterized protein (COG:S;~EggNog:ENOG410PJ5Y;~InterPro:IPR008928;~SECRETED:SignalP(1-18);~go_process: GO:0005975 - carbohydrate metabolic process [Evidence IEA]) — protein sequence MNYVNCLLYLLLGTGAGAISPAQRRDIVRSFNPHRNASSPTTPLQVGNGDFAFGADITGLQTFSPFAIQSTWAWHNFSLPTTPGQTSTSDFTGVDWWSHGRLVNYGIPNPAEEDISNWLIQNPQRANMANIGLYFGGEVVTEEQLVDKSQDLDLWSALIASTFQYNGSSVSVQVTSHPADPVLGIEIKSDLLVSGDLGLFFDFPYSDTNKFDAPYVGVWNETANNTVNVHSTAHTAAFRHTADSNVQYTFAKWSTNGSISGPLPSTNRFVFTPSASDTLHLVVAFSPTDRVGSLPSYNEICSESREWWANYWTSGAFIDLSATKNDNATELQRRIILSQYLVAVNSASHNPPQESGLVNNGWYGKFHLEMVLWHCLQFARWGHHDLLSRTVPSTYQRFLQSSIDRAAAQGYAGARWGKMTDPTGRSAPGEINVLLIWQQPHVMHFAEYVYRAAPNSKTLREWDEVVTATADFMASYAWWNATSQVYDLGPPMYPVSENTNPNATVNPTFELAYWRFGLDIAIKWKQRQGVSVPKGWVEVRDNLAPLPVINNSYAVYEGIPDMWKEGTTTVQDHPAMAGIYGLLPPPSTGPPVNLTVMRNTAELIWNLWELEDVFGWDFSMLSMNSLRLGDVDQAVAYLLHPYYDYDDAGYPEGGERVATPYFPNAGGLLLATAMMAGGWDGDVGPHFPAGWNVNVEGFTPSL from the exons ATGAACTACGTAAATTGCCTGCTATACTTGCTGCTTGGTACTGGGGCCGGTGCTATTAGCCCAGCCCAACGACGCGACATCGTCAGGTCCTTCAATCCGCACCGCAACGCCAGTTCGCCCACGACGCCTCTCCAGGTGGGAAATGGCGATTTTGCTTTCGGGGCCGACATCACCGGCCTCCAGACCTTTTCTCCATTTGCAATACAGAGCACCTGGGCCTGGCATAATTTCAGCCTGCCGACCACGCCTGGGCAGACCTCAACTTCCG ATTTCACCGGCGTCGACTGGTGGTCCCACGGGCGACTTGTGAATTATGGCATACCTaatccggcggaagaagacaTATCAAACTGGCTAATTCAGAATCCCCAAAGGGCTAACATGGCAAATATTGGCCTATATTTCGGCGGAGAAGTCGTTACTGAAGAGCAACTCGTTGACAAGTCCCAGGACCTGGACCTTTGGAGTGCCCTCATTGCGTCAACATTCCAGTATAATGGATCCAGCGTATCAGTTCAAGTAACAAGCCATCCGGCGGACCCTGTTCTTGGGATCGAGATCAAGTCTGACCTTTTGGTATCTGGAGATCTGGgtctcttcttcgactttcCGTACTCTGATACCAACAAGTTCGACGCCCCATACGTTGGGGTGTGGAATGAGACTGCAAATAACACAGTCAACGTCCATTCAACTGCCCATACGGCGGCTTTCAGACATACGGCTGATAGCAACGTGCAATATACCTTTGCAAAATGGAGCACAAATGGGTCTATTTCCGGCCCTCTGCCCAGTACGAACAGGTTTGTGTTCACACCATCCGCCTCTGATACTCTGCATCTAGTGGTTGCCTTCTCCCCGACAGATAGGGTCGGCAGCTTGCCCAGTTACAACGAGATTTGTTCAGAGTCTCGAGAATGGTGGGCCAATTACTGGACCTCAGGTGCATTCATAGACCTCTCCGCCACCAAGAATGACAACGCAACTGAACTGCAACGACGCATAATCCTGTCGCAGTATCTTGTTGCTGTAAATTCAGCGTCCCACAATCCCCCTCAAG AGTCCG GCCTTGTGAATAACGGTTGGTATGGTAAATTTCAT CTGGAAATGGTATTGTGGCACTGCCTGCAGTTCGCCCGCTGGGGACACCATGATCTTCTTTCGCGGACAGTCCCCAGCACGTACCAACGCTTCCTCCAATCCAGTATCGACAGAGCTGCAGCACAGGGATACGCAGGCGCACGCTGGGGCAAGATGACAGACCCCACCGGCAGGAGCGCACCTGGGGAGATCAACGTCCTGCTCATCTGGCAGCAACCGCATGTGATGCATTTTGCTGAATATGTTTACCGAGCTGCCCCAAACAGTAAGACCTTGCGAGAATGGGATGAGGTCGTCACCGCTACGGCCGATTTTATGGCATCATATGCTTGGTGGAATGCAACCAGCCAGGTTTACGATCTTGGCCCGCCGATGTACCCCGTCAGCGAGAATACCAATCCTAATGCAACAGTTAATCCCACATTCGAGCTGGCATATTGGCGATTCGGGCTGGATATCGCGATCAAATGGAAGCAGCGCCAGGGAGTGTCAGTGCCCAAaggctgggttgaggtgCGGGATAACCTCGCGCCACTCCCAGTTATTAACAACTCTTATGCCGTATATGAGGGTATCCCAGACATGTGGAAAGAAGGGACAACAACAGTGCAGGACCACCCCGCGATGGCTGGTATATACGGCCTGCTTCCACCTCCATCAACGGGGCCTCCTGTCAACTTGACCGTCATGCGCAATACCGCCGAACTAATCTGGAACCTGTGGGAACTTGAAGACGTGTTTGGCTGGGACTTTAGCATGCTTTCCATGAATAGCCTTCGACTAGGCGATGTAGACCAAGCCGTTGCCTATCTCCTGCATCCATACTATGACTATGACGACGCCGGGTACCCCGAGGGAGGAGAGCGGGTGGCCACACCGTATTTCCCAAATGCCGGAGGTCTGTTACTTGCGACTGCTATGATGGCtggaggatgggatggggatgtGGGCCCGCATTTCCCTGCTGGCTGGAATGTAAATGTTGAGGGATTCACACCGAGCCTGTGA
- a CDS encoding uncharacterized protein (COG:S;~EggNog:ENOG410PJZM;~InterPro:IPR011701,IPR036259;~PFAM:PF07690,PF05978;~TransMembrane:10 (i26-47o59-81i88-107o119-143i150-174o186-207i244-264o276-297i309-333o353-374i);~go_function: GO:0022857 - transmembrane transporter activity [Evidence IEA];~go_process: GO:0055085 - transmembrane transport [Evidence IEA]): MASTDAPPAYTQAAPTRRLLSVFRSIPFQIAIASGVSFTAPGMWDALNNLGAGGAAEPYAVSAANALLYGLFAVVCVAAGAINNRIGLRYGLALGAIGYPIYGAGLYTNNYSPTTWFMLFGSALCGISAGFFWAAEAAIIIGYPSPKDRAFYLAIWQTAKAAGPIVGGAINLGLNAQTSGQGSVSASTYIVFIVIMCLGLPIGLCLSPAHKVQRKDKTLVVVNTQSSWAAEFKAVLKLLATRRILMLLPAFFISYFYNGFQSTWLTTYFTVRARAFSSFFTNFAGIISSFMIATLLDSQKVHIKTRARIAFAAIVIVLTGTWIWATILQYQFYYDSAESPVFDWFKGGFGKSYALVFFWTFAGQAFQQFLYWLVGQYTTDLSSLSHHCGILRGFEALGQTVAWAMQSEGNANHFVSIGINFGITLVSVIPTWIVISELEHSHEIQVTAEDTTDSKSAGETNAAV, translated from the exons ATGGCCTCGACTGACGCGCCCCCGGCCTACACGCAGGCTGCCCCGACGAGGCGTCTGCTGTCGGTATTCCGGTCCATCCCCTTCCAGATCGCCATTGCCAGTGGCGTGTCCTTCACGGCTCCGGGCATGTGGGATGCCCTGAACAACTTGGGAGCCGGAGGTGCTGCGGAGCCGTATGCTGTCTCGGCGGCAAACGCCCTGCTGTACGGCCTGTTCGCCGTCGTATGTGTGGCCGCTggtgccatcaacaaccgtATCGGCCTTCGCTATGGGCTGGCCCTTGGCGCAATTGGCTATCCCATCTACGGTGCTGGTCTCTACACCAACAACTACTCACCGACAACCTGGTTCATGCTGTTCGGTAGTGCCCTGTGTGGTATCTCTGCTGGTTTCTTCTGGGCTGCCGAGGCGGCCATCATCATCGGGTATCCCAGCCCCAAGGACCGCGCCTTTTACCTGGCCATCTGGCAAACGGCAAAGGCTGCTGGACCTATTGTCGGCGGTGCAATCAATCTCGGTCTCAATGCGCAGACTTCAGGGCAGGGATCTGTCAGCGCAAGCACTTACATCGtgttcatcgtcatcatgtGCCTTGGCCTGCCTATTGGGCTGTGTCTGAGTCCGGCTCACAAGGTCCAGCGCAAGGACAAGACTCTGGTTGTCGTGAATACTCAGTCCTCATGGGCAGCTGAATTCAAGGCCGTTTTGAAGCTGCTTGCCACCCGCCGCATTCTCATGCTGCTCCctgccttcttcatcagctACTTCTACAACGGCTTCCAGAGTACCTGGTTGACCACCTACTTCACCGTGCGAGCCCGCGCattctcgtccttcttcaccaactTCGCTGGCATTATTTCGTCTTTCATGATCGCCACCCTGCTTGATAGCCAGAAAGTCCACATCAAGACCCGAGCACGCATTGCATTCGCCGCgatcgtcatcgtcctcaccGGCACTTGGATCTGGGCCACCATCCTCCAGTACCAGTTCTACTACGACAGCGCCGAATCCCCTGTATTTGACTGGTTCAAGGGCGGCTTCGGCAAGTCTTAcgccttggtcttcttctggaccTTCGCTGGCCAGGCATTCCAGCAATTCCTCTACTGGCTTGTTGGCCAGTACACCACCGATCTGTCCTCTCTTTCCCACCACTGCGGTATCCTCCGAGGATTCGAGGCCCTCGGACAGACCGTTGCATGGGC AATGCAATCTGAAGGCAATGCCAACCACTTTGTCAGCATTGGTATCAACTTTGGTATCACCCTGGTCAGTGTTATTCCGACATGGATTGTCATCTCCGAGTTGGAGCACAGTCACGAAATCCAAGTAACTGCAGAGGACACAACGGACTCAAAGTCCGCAGGAGAAACAAATGCTGCAGTTTAA
- a CDS encoding uncharacterized protein (COG:C;~EggNog:ENOG410Q2G0;~InterPro:IPR018108,IPR023395,IPR002067;~PFAM:PF00153;~TransMembrane:1 (i12-29o);~go_process: GO:0055085 - transmembrane transport [Evidence IEA]), which yields MSRKQLSPWNSVVSGTTAAVLANVLVYPLDIVKTRLQVQVQRQKDSSNNGTDTDSAAHDVYYDNALDAILQIVREEGIAGLYSGLGSSITGTASMNFAYFYWSAAARTLHQSTVQSFGLSDSNSIVKEFGLGAVGGAMAQLCTNPIAVVSTRQQTRKSHEKKISFWETVKQIIDSDDGWTGLWRGFKVNLILVVNPMITYGFYQWLRGRLLTFRKNIGALEAFLLGACSKVLATLVTHPLIVAKTMLQSDPPESRKGKPFTGFTEVLRYIISNEGILRLYKGLSPQIIKGFLVQGLMMLLKERTEILLMMAISMHRRRMVRQSKK from the exons ATGAGCCGGAAGCAATTATCCCCGTGGAATAGCGTGGTGTCGGGCACGACGGCTGCTGTGCTGGCCAACGTCCTCGTATACCCCCTGGACAT AGTAAAAACCCGCTTGCAAGTGCAGGTGCAACGACAAAAGGACAGTTCAAATAATGGCACAGATACCGACTCTGCTGCCCATGATGTCTACTATGACAACGCGCTGGACGCAATCCTCCAGATCGTCCGAGAGGAGGGCATCGCCGGGTTATACAGTGGGCTAGGAAGCTCGATTACCGGCACTGCATCCATGAATTTCGCCTATTTCTACTGGTCGGCTGCAGCCCGGACCTTGCACCAGTCCACCGTCCAGTCCTTCGGTCTGTCGGACTCGAACAGTATCGTCAAGGAGTTTGGCCTTGGAGCTGTAGGAGGAGCAATGGCCCAGCTGTGCACAAACCCGATCGCTGTCGTTTCCACGCGGCAGCAGACTCGCAAATCCCATGAAAAAAAGATAAGCTTCTGGGAGACAGTCAAACAGATAATCGACAGCGATGATGGATGGACTGGGCTGTGGAGAGGATTCAAagtcaacctcatcctcgtgGTGAATCCAATGATCACATATGGCTTCTACCAGTGGTTAAGAGGGAGATTGTTGACTTTCAGGAAGAACATTGGCGCGCTTGAGGCGTTTT TACTCGGGGCGTGCTCCAAAGTGCTGGCCACACTCGTCACTCATCCGCTCATCGTCGCCAAAACGATGCTTCAATCTGACCCCCCTGAGAGTCGCAAAGGCAAGCCGTTCACCGGGTTTACAGAAGTCCTGCGATATATTATCAGCAACGAAGGGATATTGCGTCTCTACAAGGGGCTTTCGCCGCAGATCATCAAAGGCTTCTTAGTCCAGGGtttgatgatgctgctgaaGGAAAG AACTGAAATTCTCCTCATGATGGCTATTTCCATGCACAGGAGGCGGATGGTGCGCCAGTCGAAGAAATAA
- a CDS encoding acyl-CoA dehydrogenase family protein (COG:I;~EggNog:ENOG410PMQT;~InterPro:IPR006091,IPR006089,IPR009075,IPR037069, IPR009100,IPR036250,IPR013786;~PFAM:PF02770,PF00441,PF02771;~go_function: GO:0003995 - acyl-CoA dehydrogenase activity [Evidence IEA];~go_function: GO:0016627 - oxidoreductase activity, acting on the CH-CH group of donors [Evidence IEA];~go_function: GO:0050660 - flavin adenine dinucleotide binding [Evidence IEA];~go_process: GO:0055114 - oxidation-reduction process [Evidence IEA]): MSSSTLPFADPLWLNRGYSPYYKDSHRRLQKEVRSYIDTHIAPYCEEWEKNGAVPAEVHQRHAALGYTAATPFPLAADHLKGQLLPAGIKAEEWDGFHDLVLIDEIARCGYLGVIWALGCGNSIGGPPVINFGNKEQKDRFLPDMLSGKIRFCLGVTEPDAGSDVAGITTTAERKGDKYIVNGAKKWITNGIFADYCTAAVRTGGEGVAGVSALIIPLKAPGVTCRKIDNSGVLASGSTYIEFDDVEVPVANLLGEENKGFPIIMNNFNHERLWLACTSLRMARVCAEDAYQHAITRETFGKKLIENQVIRAKFSAMGRSLDATYAWMEQLVYMAETAKANGTDLAMGGLFANLKVLAGRTLEMVNRESQQVLGGLGYSKNGRGARIEQVSRDVRVMVVGGGSEEILSELAVNQEIRAMKKLSKL, from the exons atgtcttcatcaacccTCCCCTTCGCTGACCCCCTCTGGCTGAACCGCGGGTACAGCCCGTACTACAAGGACTCCCACCGACGCCTGCAAAAGGAAGTCCGGTCCTACATTGACACCCATATCGCTCCTTATTGCGAAGAATGGGAGAAGAACGGCGCTGTTCCTGCTGAA GTACACCAACGACACGCAGCGCTCGGCTACACTGCTGCTACACCATTTCCCCTGGCTGCAGACCATCTCAAGGGCCAACTGCTCCCTGCCGGAATCAAggcggaggaatgggatggtTTCCATGATTTGGTTCTCATTGATGAGATTGCGCGATGTGGCTATCTCGGGGTGATTTGGGCGCTGGGATGTGGGAACTCAATCGGTGGACCGCCTGTTATTAACTTTGGAAATAAAGAGCAGAAGGATCGGTTTCTGCCTGATATGCTGAGTGGCAAGATTCGATTTTGCCTGGGTGTTACTGAGCCCGATG CTGGATCTGATGTTGCCGGTATCACCACGACTGCGGAACGAAAAGGTGACAAGTATATTGTCAATGGAGCCAAGAAATGGATTACCAACGGTATCTTTGCGGACTACTGCACCGCCGCTGTGCGGACAGGGGGAGAGGGCGTAGCTGGAGTGTCGGCTCTAATCATCCCACTCAAGGCGCCCGGCGTGACGTGCAGAAAGATTGACAACTCGGGTGTTCTTGCCAGTG GATCCACATATATCGAATTTGACGACGTCGAGGTGCCTGTGGCCAACCTGCTCGGGGAAGAGAACAAGGGCTTTCCTATTATCATGAACA ACTTTAACCATGAACGCCTCTGGCTTGCCTGTACATCGCTGCGGATGGCCCGAGTCTGTGCCGAAGATGCCTACCAACATGCCATTACTCGCGAGACCTTtggcaagaagctcatcgAGAACCAGGTTATTCGGGCCAAGTTTTCAGCCATGGGCCGGAGTCTGGACGCGACATATGCCTGGATGGAGCAGCTGGTGTATATGGCAGAGACAGCCAAGGCAAATGGCACGGACCTGGCGATGGGTGGCTTGTTCGCCAACCTTAAGGTTCTTGCCGGACGGACTTTGGAGATGGTTAATAGAGAGTCTCAGCAAGTTCTGGGAGGTCTCGGATATTCCAAGAACGGTCGTGGCGCGAGAATTGAGCAGGTCAGTAGAGATGTTCGGGTGATGGTCGTAGGAGGCGGCAGCGAGGAGATTCTGTCTGAGTTGGCTGTGAACCAAGAGATccgggcgatgaagaagctgagCAAGCTGTAA